Below is a genomic region from Chitinivibrionia bacterium.
CTGCACAGTTCGCGAAAAAGCAGAAAACAAGGCGGTTGCGCAAATAAGAGAATACGCCGCGCTCAAAAAAAAGGGCTCGCTTCTTTGGGTTATAGGTTGCGCGGCAGAGAGCGGCAGAGAAATATTGCCTAAAAAAATTCCCAAAATAACTAAACTTATAGGCGCGACAGAAATAGAATTTATAGAGGAAAAAATTGACGAATATCTTTTACCGCTCGGAAGTTTTGAGGCAGGATTGCAAAATATTAAATCCGAATGGAGTTCGCTTTTGCCTATCACTCGCGGTTGCGACAATTTCTGCACTTATTGTATAGTCCCGTACGTACGCGGGCGCGAACATTCGGTAAAATCGTTGGAAATTTTGGCGCAAGCAAAAAAAATGGTTGAGAGCGGCGCGAGTGAAATAACGCTTTTGGGGCAAAACGTAAATTCATATTTCGATAATGACGAAAATCTTGATTTTGCAGATTTGCTGACAAAAGTCGCCCAAACGCCAAACCTGAAACGTCTGCGCTTTATGACTTCGCACCCCAAAGACATAAGCCGAAAACTTGTGGAAGTTATAGCCGAAACTTCCAATATTTGCAAGCATATTCACTTACCCGTTCAGGCAGGCAACAGCGAAGTCTTAGAAAAAATGAACCGAAAATACACCCGCGAACAATATCTCGAAAAAATTGCTA
It encodes:
- the miaB gene encoding tRNA (N6-isopentenyl adenosine(37)-C2)-methylthiotransferase MiaB, which encodes MTHKYFLKSFGCQMNSADSEFITNLLIARGFSAAQNVADADVVIVNTCTVREKAENKAVAQIREYAALKKKGSLLWVIGCAAESGREILPKKIPKITKLIGATEIEFIEEKIDEYLLPLGSFEAGLQNIKSEWSSLLPITRGCDNFCTYCIVPYVRGREHSVKSLEILAQAKKMVESGASEITLLGQNVNSYFDNDENLDFADLLTKVAQTPNLKRLRFMTSHPKDISRKLVEVIAETSNICKHIHLPVQAGNSEVLEKMNRKYTREQYLEKIAMIREIIPACDITTDVMVGFPNETQEQFEETLSLFEEVRFLNAFMFAYSAREGTEAAKSPNQIPVKEKSARLAKLVELQNNIVKDIYSTMVGREFEVLFTMSQSKKGANSWVGQDFGAKRILVDSDDDLGGKIAKVKIVKSTGMTLVGELV